The proteins below are encoded in one region of Fibrella aestuarina BUZ 2:
- a CDS encoding circularly permuted type 2 ATP-grasp protein, with protein sequence MKQKQTLNGQTQSQSTEPQTFTFSDYQTENFFDEMFSPDGQVRPGYRAFRQRVEQLRRTEMISRQQAAERTLMSMGITFNVYSEGEGTERIMPIDIIPRIIESAEWDQMEQGLIQRIKALNLFIHDLYNEQRILNDGVVPRELIESSKCFLEPCLGLRPPKDIWCHITGTDLIRGDDGEFMVLEDNLRCPSGVSYMLENRELTKQTFPEVLAQTGVRPVSDYPTRLLQMLQHIADRPNPTVVVLTPGIYNSAYFEHSYLAQQMGVELVDARDLVVSGGYVKMRTTKGFQIVDVIYRRIDDTFLDPKTFNPDSLIGVPGIFEVFKKGRVALANAPGTGVADDKVVYAYVPRIIEYYLGEKPLIQNVRTYICGEDDDRQYVLDNIADLVVKEANEAGGYGMLIGPKATKKEHDAFRKKIAANPRNYIAQPTISLSRVPCLIDDHAEGRHVDLRPYILYGEQINVIPGGLTRVALRKGSLVVNSSQGGGGKDTWVLY encoded by the coding sequence ATGAAACAAAAGCAGACGCTCAACGGACAAACGCAGTCGCAGAGCACCGAGCCGCAAACCTTCACGTTTAGCGATTACCAGACCGAGAATTTCTTCGACGAAATGTTCTCGCCCGACGGTCAGGTACGTCCCGGCTACCGGGCTTTCCGGCAGCGGGTCGAGCAGCTTCGGCGCACGGAGATGATCAGCCGGCAGCAGGCCGCCGAGCGGACGCTGATGAGCATGGGCATCACCTTCAACGTGTATTCGGAAGGGGAAGGCACCGAGCGCATCATGCCCATCGACATCATTCCGCGCATCATCGAATCGGCGGAATGGGATCAGATGGAGCAGGGGCTTATTCAGCGGATCAAAGCGCTCAATCTCTTCATTCACGATCTTTACAACGAGCAGCGCATCCTGAACGATGGCGTGGTGCCGCGCGAGCTGATCGAGTCGAGCAAGTGTTTTCTGGAGCCCTGCCTGGGGCTGCGGCCGCCCAAAGACATCTGGTGCCACATCACGGGCACCGACCTGATCCGGGGCGACGACGGTGAGTTTATGGTGCTGGAAGACAACCTGCGCTGCCCATCGGGCGTGTCGTACATGCTCGAAAACCGCGAGCTGACCAAGCAGACCTTCCCCGAAGTGCTGGCCCAAACGGGCGTTCGGCCCGTATCGGATTACCCCACGCGCCTGTTGCAGATGCTGCAACATATTGCCGACCGCCCTAACCCGACGGTGGTAGTGCTGACGCCCGGTATCTACAACTCAGCCTATTTCGAGCATTCGTATCTGGCACAACAGATGGGCGTCGAGCTGGTCGATGCACGTGACCTGGTGGTATCGGGTGGGTACGTGAAAATGCGGACCACGAAAGGTTTCCAGATCGTCGACGTGATTTACCGCCGCATCGACGATACGTTTCTCGACCCCAAAACCTTTAATCCCGATTCGCTCATTGGCGTGCCGGGTATTTTCGAGGTGTTCAAAAAAGGGCGTGTGGCGCTGGCCAACGCACCGGGCACGGGCGTGGCCGACGACAAAGTGGTGTATGCCTACGTACCCCGGATCATCGAATATTATCTGGGCGAAAAACCGCTCATCCAGAACGTCAGGACGTATATCTGCGGCGAAGACGATGACCGGCAGTACGTACTCGACAACATCGCCGATCTGGTGGTGAAAGAAGCCAACGAAGCGGGCGGCTACGGCATGCTGATCGGGCCCAAAGCGACCAAGAAAGAACACGACGCGTTCCGCAAGAAAATTGCCGCCAACCCGCGTAACTACATTGCCCAGCCGACTATCTCGCTGTCGCGTGTGCCCTGCCTCATCGATGACCACGCCGAAGGCCGCCACGTCGACCTGCGCCCTTATATCCTTTACGGCGAGCAGATCAACGTGATTCCCGGCGGGCTGACCCGCGTGGCCCTGCGCAAAGGCTCGTTGGTGGTCAACTCCTCGCAGGGCGGGGGCGGCAAAGACACCTGGGTACTCTATTGA